The Xiphophorus hellerii strain 12219 chromosome 7, Xiphophorus_hellerii-4.1, whole genome shotgun sequence nucleotide sequence CAGCTTCTCCTCCCGCTCGCGCTCCACCGCGTCGCTCCATGACGTCATGTCGCTCCGGGTCTTCTGGGTCACCGTGATGACCGTCAGGTCGGACACCGGAGCCTCCGGGAACATGGACAGGAAGTCTCTTCTTAATGTTTCCGGGCAGGACAGGATGGCACACTCCACCCTGGAGTCGGAACCGGGAGGTTCGGAAAGTTCGGACGGAAGAACTTCATCAGTTACCTGGAAACCCGAGAGCCCGTTTCTCCTGCTGTGCTCTCCTTCTCCCTCCAAGGGGCGCTGCAGGCCCGCTTGGTCACACAGGTAAAGGTGACGGTCCGGACCGGCCGGGTTCTGGTCGGACCCAGCTGTTCCGGTTCGGACCAGATCATAGTTCTTTACGGAGCAGGCAGCAGCTGCTGAGATCGGTCTGCTAGCAGCCATGCTGTGGACCAACACATTGATCCCGGAGAGGTACCGGACCAGCCTGGTTCTGCCGGACAGAACCGGACTCAAACAGGCCATTTTACCGAACCTCGGCCCGCAGACGAATCTCTTTTTTCCTCCGctttttcaaagtgtttcagttaaaacagaaactCGTTGTGTCCTTGTAAACTCTCCTACCGTGTAAACATTCTTCTGCACATGCGCATTTCCCACCTACCGCTTCTTCACTTCAGTTATTTTCACATGGTTTtatcgccccctggtggtgtggGGAATAAACTCCGTGTTTatcattttcttaatttcttttaaccATACTACATaacaaaacaatagaaataCATTACTTGTCCAGTTTCTCCTAAAACCGAAGAAATTCATTGAGAAGTAGTAAAGCGAGTTTAAAAACCAAAGACTTTCTTCAACACTGGAAAACATGCACTTCATGTAATTTGTAAATCAAAACAGTTGAACATCAATTTTACTCTTGCAATATATCTTAAAAAATTGCATAACctagaaaaaagtaatttgccCAAATGTAGCTTTTCAGACTATTAGATTTGGTTTTTACTCTGAAAATAAAGAGGAATTTGATAATAGACAAAATTTGTAttcttaaatgttgtttttaaaagtcttattTGAAAGTGCACTAAATCTGTATAATTTTACTGAAGCTCACATTATATGTATCAGCTCTTCAAATGTCGCatttatgtttgaaaataatgtgAACATTTTGGTTCTATTCCTATTTTTGGAGATTATCTTTGTTGGAATTTCTGTTGAATTTTCATtacataacttttaaaaattaatttactaAATGTAACATAAGATATTACAGCGCAATACATCAAAAATGTGAACATAATCATGTAAATAGCACACATTAAGTAAAACATGTAAGGGATTTAAATAACAGTATATGATGGCTGGATAAACTACACAGCACGATTTCTCTTGTTTGTTGCCTCTCGCAACATGGCGGCGACGTAGACGTGCGATTCCGACGCTTCATTGTTCATGAACCGGAACCTGTCTCTTAGGGGCAAAACCTAAACCGGGTGATGAACCTGCTAGCATGCCGCTCCTAGCCGGTTGCTAGCTCCGCCAAACagcttgttttagtttagttttggaCAAAATGTCTCAAACAAACTCCGGCAGCAGCGATAATGTGAGCGAATATTCAGCGCTGAAGGAGGAACTGAACAGAAAGGTTCGTTAAAACCAGTTTCTATCGGCTAACACGCTAATATAGAGGAGGATAAGCAGCTTTCACATGTTTTAATACTGAGGTTTGGATGTTTTAGATGGATATTATGACTTTACACAAGCTGTTATCAACTGTGTATGTGTTTGGTttgattatttgaatttttatcttttaggtGAAGGAGCAGAAGATTATTGTGGACGAGCTTTCGAACCTGAAGAAAAACAGGGTGAGCAGCGATGTTCTACTAACACCCTGACTTTACAGACATCAACATTTCTCTAATTATTCAGGTAAAGCGGAGTGAAACCGATCCATGTGGATCAGCATGAAATGTAGTTCCACCAATCACAACCTGGCTTTCAATTTAAATTTCAGTGATAGGTCTCTATTAAAATATCTAACCGAGTTAATTGCAGAGTCTTATTGCTTAATCATAATTAATAGAGAAAAGATtcgacaaaacaaacattttcaattccaAAATCCTTTTTGCTGCTAACTTATTGTATGAACAGACATCAGCTCaacaaaatattcatgtttttaaatctgttatttGGGTTCCTAAACCATCAAACTGCTGTTTTAGCCATTCAGTTTGTCTGGACTGGATcatttaaaactataaaatcCGTTTTTCTGTTGACTtgatgcatgtttgtgtttgtttcctgcAGAAAGTTTACATCCAGCAGAGGAACAGCAACGTTTTCTTCCTGGCCGACAGAAATCAGACTCTGAGTTCCTGTAAAAGTAAGTCGTTCTTTTCCGGGTCGTGTCTTCTGACCCTGATGGAGTCGTGATCCCGGTCCGTTCTGTCTGCAGAGGAGTTGGACTACATGAAGAAGGAGCAGCAGGACCTGTGAGGTCATCACCATGTGCGGGATCTTCTGCCTGCTGAGCAGGTCCGCGGCTCCGGAGGAATGGGACCAGGCGGTCCTGGAAGCTCTGCAGAGGAGAGGACCGGACTCCAGCCGGGACGTCTCGGTTGCAGGGACGGACTCCGGTTATCGGTGCCTGTTCTCCGCCCATGTGCTCCACATGCGGGGCCTCCACACGCCGCAGCCGCTGCGGGACGCCGCCGGGAACATCCTGCTGTGGAACGGGGAGGTCTTCGGTGGCCTTCCGGTGGATCCGGACCAGAACGACACCACCGTCCTCTCTGAGCGGCTGCAGTCCTGCGGAACCGCCGCTGAGACCCTAGCGGTTCTGTCGGCGGTCCGCGGGCCCTGGGCCTTTGTTTACCACCAGAGGGCGGCGGAGTGCCTCTGGTTCGGCCGGGACTTCTTCGGCAGGCGGAGCTTGCTGTGGAGTTTCTCTGCGGGAACGATGACCCTGACCTCAGTGGCGGCGCACAGTCCGGCCTCCGACCCGCGGAGCTGGCAGGAAGTCCTGGCCGCCGGTGTGTTCAGGGTCAACCTGAAGGAGTTCGCTCGATCCGGTTCTGTT carries:
- the LOC116723201 gene encoding methylmalonic aciduria and homocystinuria type D homolog, mitochondrial-like, with translation MACLSPVLSGRTRLVRYLSGINVLVHSMAASRPISAAAACSVKNYDLVRTGTAGSDQNPAGPDRHLYLCDQAGLQRPLEGEGEHSRRNGLSGFQVTDEVLPSELSEPPGSDSRVECAILSCPETLRRDFLSMFPEAPVSDLTVITVTQKTRSDMTSWSDAVEREREEKLETFIHGAREICGALRADGFWADFIDPSSGLAFFGSYTNNTLFETDGRYAQLGFHIEDLGCCRAVRHSLWGTHVFVGTIFTSAPAGASVLEKLLSI